AAATTATCTGGTTCAAGCAACTCAGGATGTGAGGACTGTGAGGATCTGCTGCATTTTTTGTCTTGTGATAATAAGCAAAAATAAGATtttctgtactgttttcaattgaagaatgtgtcaaaaaggatttgcaaatgaTCCCCTTCTGTTACCTCTTTGAGTTGCTCCTTGCGTAGTTTATACTCGCGCTTCTGTGACTCCAGGAAGCTGCTGAGCTCCTTCTTCTGCTGCACCTGGATGTGTTGCTGGAACTTCTTCTCGTCGTTGGTGAACGTCTTCAGCTAAACCAAACACGAATGTTGAGtaagagacaagaaaaaaagaccTTGCTGCAGTTGTAGGAACATGCTTTGAACCTAAAGCAGGCAGGTGCATCTTTGAATTAATACTAATTTGTTTGTCTACATACATCCTTGTCCAGAGCCGCCTGGTGCTTTTTGAGCAGCTTCTCCATCTCCTGCGTGAAGTTGTTCCTCTGACTCTCCAGCTCTTTGTCCAGCCTCAGCCTGTGCTCATCCATCTCCCCCTTCAGCTTGTTCTCCAGGGCCATCAGGTGCTTCTGATGTTGCCGTCTCATGCGTTTGTATCCCGACATTTGCTCCCGCAGCTCAGAGTCCTGCTCATGTTCCTGCATCTCACGGGTAACCTGCGAGATGTGGACGCAACAAGAAAGAACGTTTTGTTAAATGTGGAACCCGTCGTGTTACACAGAATGAGATGCATGGTGGAGTCAGCGAGTGTTCTCACGAGCGACGCCGTGCGTATGGTGGCAAAGTGCTCTCTGTTGCGGTAGTGCTTCCTCGGGGCTTGAGCTGGTGTTGGCTGGGGCTCAGAGGGTTGACTGGTGGCTGCCTGCTCCCCGGAGaaactctcctcttcttcctggaGACATAAGGCAGCTGAATCAACAAGTTATTCAGTTATGGTATAAAACAGGACACAAAAGGACGCATTAGGGGCGTGAAGAGAATCAGAAACAACCTTGTCCACCAAAGCTCCATAGAACATTTACAGTAATAAAGTGCTCTGTCTAACTCTACAGATGTATACCAAGCTAACAGACTGAGAGTCTTAAGAGGAGGTGGTCTCGGTCCCAAACGAATTCTggtgcagtttgtttgtggagGGAACGTGTTGAGGTGTGCTTTGCATAGTGGGATGCAGATGAGCAACTCAACAGTTTCTAGCAAACAGCTGGAGAATGAATCAAGGTCGGACCTGGACAAGTGTCACAGAGTATACTGGCCAGCGGACCTTGTTCAAGACCGTCTTCCTGTGTTTACGTTCTTAAAACGCCCTCAGACTGCTGTTAGAAAGCTCCTCACCAACGTGACACAACATCCTACCAAAACACGGCTGGACAAACCAGGCCAGCGAAGAACATAATTACTTACAAATTAATAGGTCACTCGAAATTAGACATGATTAATTAAATTATTACACATTTTTGATCACATTTTTTTGTACAATTAATAtacaaaggaggagagagattacTTGATGCAGGTATCCTAACATAGCTTAAATCAACAAATATGATAACACCTAAAAATATGCTAAAAGTATTTTACAAAGCAGAAATTTCAGATTCTTAAATgagatgatttgctgctttctcaGTTTTGCATCACTTAGTTAATCTGGATATACATTTGAATTTGGTTTTGGgccgtcagtcagtcagacaaaacaacttCCATCAAGTTGAGGGACTTGCAAGAGACTCATAAAGAAGCGAACTGTCCaaactgatgctgcagctgagataTCCTGATTTTCAGTCTCTAGCGTGAGTCAGACTTCAAAACCACTGGACTGATCTTCATGTCTAATATCAGCACAGTGCCCCTTTaatcaatactgaaaataatccTGCAGACTTCCCCTAAGTATGGGTGTGTCTGTGCCGCTTCACCCACCGGTTTGAGGTGTATGACGGAGCTGTTGGACATGACTGTGTGGTCTCCTTCCATGAGGTCCAGCTCGCTGCGGCTGTCCTGGGCCGCTTCGTTCAGACTGTTGACGGAGCTGCTCTGGGAGCTGGCGCTGATGGACATGCTGGGGATGGACTGATTACTGCCGACGCTGTTCACCGTTCCCGTCCGACCTCCGCCCGGCTCCAGCTCCTGGAGACAGAgcggagagagagcagagagggagagccagcaaagaaagagccagagagggaacaggaggaagaaacaagaaacacagaggacacagacagacggacagacagacacgcatACAGACCGATGCATGCTTGGTTACTTCCTCTGCACAGTGGAATGCCGTGAAAGTGGCAAGTGTATTTCTGTGCTCAAAAAAAGACCGGACAAATCCCACTCTAGCACCGGCGCTTTAGTTTGACTCTAACATTTAAACATCCACACACCTCGTCTCCATCCTGGACTTCTGCTGTGGGTCCATTGTGGGCCTCCTGAAGGAGGATCTTCTTCATTTTGCGGTACTGCAGGTTGTCCAGCTCTCGCACTGCATCCTTGGTCCTCTGGATAAGATCCATCAGCACAGAGTCCGGACGTTCACGCTGCAGAAACGCATGCTGGAGGGGAgggtgacaggaagtgaaacacagAGTGTCATGAATAGAGAggtcacagaagaagagaggatgaagaggaatgacaaggagaaaaacacaataaaactgtTCTCCACTCTACAGGTGCTACTGAACTGTTCATGTTTAATAGACAGGTTTGTTTTTGAGCCATAAACTGCACAAACCACAAACGTAGTGGGTGAAAAAGTgctgaattagctattagcatcAATGATGTGGTCGGGGCCCTGGATTTAATGAGGCCGTGGATGGTTTTGCACTGAAACAGCCGAAAGAAAAACATCTCATACTGTTATTTGGCCTTCATGGCTGTTTGTTTAATATCATTATATATCATTGATCCTGCTTGGCTGATCAATAATGCTTATCAAATCCTGTACAGACAGTTTCTTGAGGGTGAAACGTTGCCTGTTCAcactgcagtcatgtgactggAGGCTGTGCACTAGATGAATGCAACACATCTGTTCTATACTGTGTGCAGTGAAGGGCTGCTGTGCTCCTGACGACAGACGCAGAGAGCAGCGATTTATTTTACTGTCGTTATCCCAAGATCACAACTTCATTTTGTTATGTCAAGATAACAAAGATCGTTTTTTTGTGATAATGCATTACTTTATCTCCTTATCGAGAAAACCAAAGGCCAATTTTTCGAGATAACGACATGATTTATCACAAGAAAACATCGGTTCCAGTCACAGCCATATTGTACAGTATGAATTATCACCATGAATCATGCCGCAGTCGGCATTTTCATGTGTCATTATTAAAAAGcttaatgaaaacatgcaaacatgatgAGCTGCAAAACACTGATCTAGGCTGTCTGACGTGTACGCTGTGGGTTAGTGTCTTGGGAGAGCTGTGGTGATTACACGAGTCTCTGTTTGTTGGATCTGTCCCACATTAAGTGCGACTGTACAGGGCGACGCtgcacagtgtaaatcactaaCGACAGAACAGAAACACCTCACAGATCTATGTATGCCGACATGCCACCGCTGGTCTCTGATGAACATTTTAAGTAACAGGAGGAAACAatcttttgtttgttgattACGTCATTATCTGAGATAACAAAGCTCATTCTCCAGATAATGAAACAACTGGAGATAATGGCGTGAAGAAAGTAACTGCATGCATGGCTGCGCTAGGTTTCTGTAGTTAAcacaaatgcaattttttttttttttttttttgaaagagcCAACTTTGTGTAGTTTGGATTTGCATTATTACTGTTAATATACCGCTACTTTTCACTGGAATATGTGTTACGTTAGCTAGCCAGAGCCGAGAGATGTCGATTAACATGTGGcgtgtggttaaaaaaaaaaaaaaaaaaaaaaagtccagctggttgctttttttttaaatgtccgTATATAAGCCTTCACTACATTGTGTCAATGAGTCTTCTGTCCCCCTTTGTGGTACAGGGCATCATGTAGATGATGACGAGCTGtcaaaactgacagaaaatataaCAAATACATGAGAATAAAACTCAGCATGACAAATTCTCTCATCCTCGAGGTAAAGTTGGGCCAGAAGTCCATTTGAAGAAGCTCACACTGAGAAACACTTTAATTTAGTTTAAGAAAAAGTCCTGTTTTGGaacttgacatttaaaaaagaaacacgcAGCGTGCAGTGCTTCCACACCCCGAGGACAACTTCCATTAGCAACAGTGACTCCATTAGTGGGCTAAGTGACAGCTGCTCAGTTACTTAACGATGGACGCAGAAGTCACATCTCTACAGTAATTACATCTGGGTTGTTTCTACAAAAccgagctgtgtgtgtgtgtgtttgtacatgttctgactctgtgtgtgtgtgtgtgtgtgtgtgtgtgtgtgtgtgtgtgaatccgGAAGTAGAGGATTAGGGAATCAAAATAGAAGCTTATGGGGGACAGAACAGAGCGCAAACATCAGGGAGATTTATCACCACAGGGCTTTGTCAATCTCCCATCTTAACACACTGAccctgctctctgtttctctgccatAGCGTACAGTGTGCACTTACACCCAGCATGTCGTCAGAGTGCGGTCTGTCTTGGGGGATTTTCTGAAGGCATGAATCGATAAAGTTTCTAAAGTAATCCGTCCTGAAACACAAGAGAGACgagacagagagtgaaaacaaagcagactcCTCTACAGAGAGCCTTCAGCAAAGGAAAACATTCTGCAAAATATAAGACATCATTACGATTATGCCCATTCAAATAAAGAGCCAGTGAAGTGGACGTAAAGCGCTCCACACcaggtttgtgttttcacaaatcAAACGTAGCTGTGTAACACAGGTGGCTGGTGAACAACTGACCTGTACACAAGTTTCCAGGATAACTTCCACTGTCATCTTTACTCTACATCTGTCATTGCTGAGACTATGTGCAGATCGTTATACATTCAGCTCTATatacatatgtgcatgtgtgtgtgcatgtgtgtgtgtgaggggtggcACCTCACCATTCACTGGATTGCAGTGTAGGGCTCTCATTCTGCGCTATGTGGTATAAGGCACTCATTGCATTCATGTTAAACAGGGGAGGCTTCCTCTCagctggaaaaacaggaaaaaaaaaaaaaaaatcagcatgtttttcctccacattAACGTACAGGTTTATTCACACGTGtaattgaatttgtatttttaaacctATTATAACTGACAATATAAGCCTGTTTTATAGCTGAGTTCTAAACCTTAAGTATTCACTGGTGTTAGTCCTTGATTTCAAAGACCTGTCAATCAGTCTTTAGCATGGATGGTAAGACCATGATTTGTTCCAGTTGGACCACAGATTGTGCATTTAAAGACTCCATTCAGACATCTTTTAATATGTACATTAAATCCTCTACTTTTTTGAGGTTTCTCCATGCAAAAAAATTTAAATTATcttgttaaaatccttaaaatgacCTCTACTCTGTCGCAGACTGTACGaacatgttattatttttcatttccaaagttTAACCGTTAGACACAACATGTCTCTTACTTCACTGAAGTCaattctcagtgtgtgtgcactgcaggtTTCAGGTGTCCACATCACACTTAATTAAATATTGGACCAGAATTGGCTTCCAAActagttgtgatgtcacagatcATGCTCGTAAGCCCGCCTCTTGAAACTGGATTTTCAATGAGCACAAACTTTACACTTTCAGTAGATGAATGGGAAAAAAACCCTTCTAGtttcattctgcacagtgaagctcaaacattcaactgtaggaacaagaagaaaatacTTTTGGGGCTCGGGGACTTTAAGGAGACTTAGTACTATGTTTACACTTATTTTTATAGAAGAACATTCTTTCCACTGCAGTTTTAATtggcacaacacacacataccaccaCCCACCTAATTCTATACAGGTGATCCCTAAGGACCAGATATCCACCTTCCCATCATATTGGCCCTCGTCCATAGCTAGAATCACCTCCGGGGCCATCCTGGatgaagtggaggagagagataaaGTGGGGGTGGgaaatagaggaggaggagagaaggtcAAGAGTAATTTTAGAAATAAGAGAGATAACTTTCATGAGGAGTTGGTCACTCTCACCACACAGCTagatgtggaaaaacaacagaaaatagtAGCTTTGTTTTACTAGAAATCTCCAAACTTTTATTCTTTGGAATTAGCAGTGTTTTTCATGACTCATCTAAGTAGTTTCTCAGCAGCATAAAGCCAAAAGAGCAGAGTAAATGATCTGGAAGAAGATGTCTGAacccaaaatacatttttacagtCAAATACAGCTGAATTGATGCTTCTTTAAGCTCGATTAGAGACTGTTCATGTCATCACAACATCTAACACATACCAGTCACTTACCAATATGGCGTTCCCACAAAGGAGTTGGCAGGTGAGGCAATGGAGGCAGAGCCGAAGTCGGCCAGTTTGACCTGCCCGGGCTCAGTCAGCAGAATGTTGCCTGCCTTCACATccctgagagacagaaacacagatgtgaGCGAGAGCAGGAGGGCGCAGTGTTTACATCTGAGGAAACAAAGTAAATCACTCGCCTGTGGATCATATTGTGGGAATGAAGGTAGGCCAGCCCCTGCAGAGCACCATGTGTAATGGCAGCAATCTCTACTTCTTGTAAAGGTTTTTTATGAACTGAAGGAAGAAAACCAGAGTGAGGATGAATCAACATCAGCGGATGGAGACACGTatccatgtgtgttttctgcaagCTCAGACAACTCACtgaacaacccccccccccccccccaaaaaaaaaaacaatgcgGAACATCTGCTCACCTTCTAGCAGATCGGAGGCCGAGCCGAGACAGTACTCCATCACCAGCTAAAGTGAGAGATCAAGTTAAGAATAACGTATACACGCTTACACGCTGCAGAATGACATAATCTTCCTACTCTGTGCATGTAAGCAGCTGACTTACCCATGCTGTGTGCTCACGGAGGTAACAACCTTTGTACTCTATACTGTTGGGGTGCCGGATCCTCTGGAGAAACTTCACCTCCTTTATTATGTCCTGCCATTTCTGCCGGGGGAAAGAGCGgatttcaaaatgaaaccagGCAACGTGTCGCTTGGCTTTCAGCACTGGAGGtgatggggtgtgtgtgtgtgtgtgtgtgtgtgtgtgtgtgtgtgcgcgtgtgtggaTAAGATTGTCTTTCAGTGCAGATAGGGGTAAGGTGGTTCTCTTCACAGATTATGTGTAATCTTATTATAGCTAATCTGAAATCATGAGCAGGGTAAACTGTATCTGGGACGACAACGGCGAAAGTGAGCACACGGGGGTGACCTTGTTGAGACGATAAGGTTCAGTGATTTTCAATCAGAATCATGATACCCAGCATGAATACTGTGGTCCAGCAGCTCTTTGGACTGAAGATACTGATACAAGATGAATTCAGTGAATACCGCTTTTTTTTTGGAAGCACAGAaaaagacttttctttttttagccaaattcagattttcattgATGATATCAGCGTTCAGCATTTGTTGCAAACATTTATTATACTATGTTAGAACGTGGCACAGACAGCCTAACGCCTCGAGCAGCTACAGTGACGTGAGGTTtatctaaaatataaataacttaatattttattttaaaatgacactttCAATTGAAGACATTTCAATTTCCATCATTATGTTGATGGGAAAAAGTCCATGGGAGCTTCTTTCGGTGCTGAAGGGCTGCTGAGTAAACATTTGTCAGTTCTCTGAATTGCTGAGCTCAAGGCCTGTTTCTTTGTTCTCTACACTGATCAAACCAGGCCAAACGACTGTTCATGAAGCCGAGTTTCACACAGTGACATGACCAAAGACTTTAATGGTGACTGGACAGTGTGAAAGTGCTGATGGTCAAAGTATGAAGTAGAATATAAATATAATCAATCTTGTCTCACCTCATTAGACTGTTTTCCACTGTAGGACATCTTTTTAATTGCCACCACCTCATTGGTGCGCACATCCCGTGCCTGCGAAACACAAATTACCAGTATCATACATGGtcagttcacacatttcagCTAGAAAATACGGTATGTCTAATTCTCTGTGCATCTTCGCTCATCGAGGATGTGGTTCTTCAAGACCTCTTGTGCTTTTTTAACCACACTGTGTGCAGCGTTCAAGAGCAAAAGTCAGATCAGGCAGCCTGGCTGAGTCACGTCACTCCGCTGTACCTTGCTGCTATTAAACCCCATCAAGGGCTGGTTTCCGTTCTTTATTGAAGATCAAATGAGCTTCACTATTTTTAAAACTGTGAAGCAAACTCTGGCACAGCCCACTGATGTATTGAAACAAAGCTGTAAATGATTCAGTTGCTAACTAATCAGCCTCGAGTTGCTCTATTATTCACAGAAAGGGATACAGCAGCTAATCAAACACCATGTGACTGTGTAGAATCTGTACCTACTGACTCAGAACTGATGGACTTTGTGTATTTAACTGATCGTATCCCTCATTAACATGTAGAATTTCTGTCCGGAGATAAgttcaaatgcatttttctgttgtgtgagtcagtgtgagGATGCAGTTGCCATACAAAGTAGACAGCGCCAAAGCTGCCATGGCCAATCTCTCGGAG
Above is a window of Chaetodon auriga isolate fChaAug3 chromosome 15, fChaAug3.hap1, whole genome shotgun sequence DNA encoding:
- the taok1b gene encoding serine/threonine-protein kinase TAO1, whose translation is MPSSVRAGSLKDPEVAELFFKEDPEKLFSDLREIGHGSFGAVYFARDVRTNEVVAIKKMSYSGKQSNEKWQDIIKEVKFLQRIRHPNSIEYKGCYLREHTAWLVMEYCLGSASDLLEVHKKPLQEVEIAAITHGALQGLAYLHSHNMIHRDVKAGNILLTEPGQVKLADFGSASIASPANSFVGTPYWMAPEVILAMDEGQYDGKVDIWSLGITCIELAERKPPLFNMNAMSALYHIAQNESPTLQSSEWTDYFRNFIDSCLQKIPQDRPHSDDMLGHAFLQRERPDSVLMDLIQRTKDAVRELDNLQYRKMKKILLQEAHNGPTAEVQDGDEELEPGGGRTGTVNSVGSNQSIPSMSISASSQSSSVNSLNEAAQDSRSELDLMEGDHTVMSNSSVIHLKPEEEESFSGEQAATSQPSEPQPTPAQAPRKHYRNREHFATIRTASLVTREMQEHEQDSELREQMSGYKRMRRQHQKHLMALENKLKGEMDEHRLRLDKELESQRNNFTQEMEKLLKKHQAALDKDLKTFTNDEKKFQQHIQVQQKKELSSFLESQKREYKLRKEQLKEELSENQSTPKKEKQEWLSKQKENIQHFQAEEEANLLRRQRQYLELECRRFKRRILIARHNVEQDLAREELNKRQTQKDLEHAMLLRHHESMQELEFRHLGTIQKARAELIRTQHQTELTNQLEYNKRRERELRRKHVMEVRQQPKSLKSKELQIKKQFQETCKTQTRQYKALRNHLLETTPKSDHKAVLKRLKEEQTRKLAILAEQYDHSINEMLSTQALRLDEAQEGECQVLRMQLQQELELLNAYQSKIKMQTDAQHDKERRELEQRVSLRRALLEQKIEEEMLALQNERLERIRSLLERQAREIEAFDSESMRLGFSNMVLTNLAPDSQGGWGGGGGGGQGAQGGGHWPGGGGGGGHHSHHHQGGSSSQQPWGHPMLAGGPPPWSLHHPGGGSQRGSGGGAGGVRNSPQAMRRTSSGGRNEQGMSRSASITSQISNGSHLSYT